ATCGCCATACCAAAGACACATATCGTTTACTGTAATAATACTATTCATAAACTTCTCCTTTTCGTAAAATGATTCTGCACAAATGTCGCCGCAAAGTTGATCAACACCGTCAAAATCATCAAAATCGCTGCAATAGCAAATGCCACGCCAAACTCACCTTGTTCTTTTGCATAAACATAAAGAGCAACCGTCAATGTTGCACCCGGTGATGTCAGACCATGTATCAGACCATTCAAGGAGTGTGCAAACCCTGCCGTAAAAAGAAGTGCCGCCGATTCCCCCATAATACGTCCCACGGATAAGATACAGCCTGTAACAATACCGTCTACACAACTTGGAAGAACTACAGTACGAATCACACGCCATTTGCCTGCCCCCAGACCAAAAGCTCCTTCACGATATGATTGCGGGACAGTTTTCAGACTTTCCTGTGTCGTACGCATAATAGTCGGAAGGTTCATAATAACCAATGTCAATGCCCCTGCCATCAGACAAGTCCCCATATTATTGGAAAACAAGAGCATCCCAACCAGACCGTATATGATAGACGGAATACCTGACAGTGTTTCTGCCGCATATTCAATGATGCCGACAATTTTCTGATTAGAAGCATATTCCGTCAGATAAACAGCCGCACCGACACCAAGCGGCAACACAATAATCATTGTTGCCAACACGATATATATCGTATTTAAAATATCAGGCAAAATACCAATGCGTTCTGTCAAATAACTTGGCTTACCGGACAGCAGCTCCCAAGTAATATTCGGAATGCCCTCTATCAAGACATATGCCAAAAGAAATATGACCAACATGGCTGTCAGTCCGACTGATACCGACATCAGCACTCTCACCAACAGTTCAAACCTTTTTCTTTTTTTCGATAATGATTGATTCAACATGATCTACTCCTTTTCTCTCTTAAGAAAGAAATTCAAAGTGACATTGATCAGCATGATAAAAAAGAACAATACCAAAGCGATCGAAAACAACGCTTCTTGCTGTAATCCACTCGAATAAGCCATCTCGCTTGCTACGGCAGTAGTCAAAAAACGTACACTCTGAAACAGCGAATCAGGCATATTGGGCACATTTCCCGCAACCATCATGACTGCCATAGCTTCCCCGATCGCACGTCCTACCCCAAGAACGACAGCCGCGGCAATACCGCTTTTAGCGGCAGGCACAGACACTTTGAAATATGTTTCGATCGGCGTTGCGCCCAGAGCCAAAGACGCATCTTCATACTCTTTCGGAACAGCGTCCAGTGCTGTAACAGACATTTTAATAATAGACGGCAGGATCATGATCGCTAAAACAATGATCGCCGCCAATAAACTTGCACCATCAGGTACATCAAACATCTTGCGAATACCGGGAACCAGCACCAGCATCCCGACCAGACCATAGACGACAGAGGGAATCCCCGCAAGCAGACTGACAGCAGACTGCATCACAGACCGTATTTGCGGAGATGCCAATTTCGACAAATAAACAGCCGTCATAAAGCCGATCGGAACACCAAGCATGATAGCACCGAAAGTCCCGTATATACTGGTCAAAATAAACGGTAAGATACCATATCTGGCTTCGGCAGCAGTAGATGCCCACTCTTCACCGAGCAAAAAATCAAATACACCGATCTCACGAATGGCAGGAATACCCGAAATGACCAAATATACCATGATCACCAGTACACACCCTACCGTAATCATACCCAAGAGCAGAAAGATACCATGAATGATATATTCCATCGTCTGATATCGATTGTTTTTAGAGTATCTATTCAAAATTGACGGCGAATCTGAA
This Selenomonadales bacterium DNA region includes the following protein-coding sequences:
- the pstA gene encoding phosphate ABC transporter permease PstA yields the protein MSVSVGLTAMLVIFLLAYVLIEGIPNITWELLSGKPSYLTERIGILPDILNTIYIVLATMIIVLPLGVGAAVYLTEYASNQKIVGIIEYAAETLSGIPSIIYGLVGMLLFSNNMGTCLMAGALTLVIMNLPTIMRTTQESLKTVPQSYREGAFGLGAGKWRVIRTVVLPSCVDGIVTGCILSVGRIMGESAALLFTAGFAHSLNGLIHGLTSPGATLTVALYVYAKEQGEFGVAFAIAAILMILTVLINFAATFVQNHFTKRRSL
- the pstC gene encoding phosphate ABC transporter permease subunit PstC, with translation MLIQEKINERQETQSSDSPSILNRYSKNNRYQTMEYIIHGIFLLLGMITVGCVLVIMVYLVISGIPAIREIGVFDFLLGEEWASTAAEARYGILPFILTSIYGTFGAIMLGVPIGFMTAVYLSKLASPQIRSVMQSAVSLLAGIPSVVYGLVGMLVLVPGIRKMFDVPDGASLLAAIIVLAIMILPSIIKMSVTALDAVPKEYEDASLALGATPIETYFKVSVPAAKSGIAAAVVLGVGRAIGEAMAVMMVAGNVPNMPDSLFQSVRFLTTAVASEMAYSSGLQQEALFSIALVLFFFIMLINVTLNFFLKREKE